The Drosophila teissieri strain GT53w chromosome X, Prin_Dtei_1.1, whole genome shotgun sequence genome has a segment encoding these proteins:
- the LOC122625204 gene encoding venom carboxylesterase-6, which produces MSKNAGLWSIRVILLCICIQWSDGRNSQCLHVRLSHGGWLIGRHLTTHNGRHMRAFMGVPYAEPPIDDLRFRPPVPKAPWEGERLAVKDAPICLQRDPFRRDMILEGSEDCLYLNVYTPERPKTNGSLPVMVWFHGGGWQCGSGISSFYGPDFLLDHDIVLVSANFRLGPLGFLSTETVDCPGNNGLKDQLEVLRWVRANIASFGGDPNSVTVFGESAGGASVTYHMLSEKSRGLLHRGIAQSGTYFNPWAQPAHKGVAAGRATKLANIVGCGTAGEWPEKLECLRKSPAEDIVSSLYDMFVWDFDPMIPFPPVIEPEHDGAFLTVAPRQAAKPHGLELPLMVGATAEEGLLKTAALLNLPQLLAEFKSQFEQVLPVVLNYDHHDDSVRQRITQRIESFYFKSGHDYDKVNHQNLTDLISDGWFVAGIDEYLRLRMSQEDVAPTYVYLFDHKGAASFTEIFKGGRNEFYGACHAEELQYLFPIGRELFVSAVPTQKDLELRELMLHLWVSFAKTGNPNPTNASIHLPNWSPASSYPVEYARLGTKVEDSASIFRLENELMQHRADFWRDLQPHLPASHAHNEL; this is translated from the exons ATGTCAAAAAACGCTGGCCTTTGGTCGATTCGGgttattttgttgtgcattTGCATCCAATGGAGCGATGGACGCAATTCGCAGTGTTTGCACGTGCGTTTATCCCACGGCGGATGGCTAATTGGACGCCATTTGACCACCCACAACGGCCGGCACATGCGGGCTTTTATGGGTGTCCCATATGCAGAGCCACCAATCGATGATCTTCGCTTTCGTCCGCCGGTGCCGAAAGCTCCTTGGGAGGGTGAACGATTAGCGGTCAAGGATGCACCCATCTGTCTGCAGCGAGATCCCTTCCGACGCGACATGATCCTGGAGGGTTCCGAGGATTGCCTCTATCTAAACGTTTACACGCCGGAGAGGCCGAAAACTAATGGATCTTTGCCTGTGATGGTGTGGTTCCATGGCGGCGGCTGGCAGTGTGGCTCCGGCATCAGCAGCTTCTACGGTCCTGATTTTCTGCTCGACCACGACATCGTCTTGGTTTCGGCCAACTTTCGATTGGGACCTTTGGGATTCCTTAGCACAGAGACGGTCGATTGTCCCGGTAACAATGGCTTAAAGGATCAACTGGAGGTGCTGCGCTGGGTTCGTGCAAACATAGCATCATTTGGTGGTGATCCAAATAGTGTTACGGTCTTTGGTGAGAGCGCTGGAGGTGCCAGTGTCACCTATCACATGCTGTCGGAAAAGTCGCGCGGCTTACTGCATCGTGGTATAGCCCAATCTGGCACCTATTTCAATCCCTGGGCACAGCCTGCGCATAAGGGAGTGGCCGCTGGAAGGGCAACCAAATTGGCCAACATAGTGGGCTGCGGCACCGCTGGAGAATGGCCGGAAAAACTGGAGTGTCTGAGGAAGAGCCCAGCCGAGGATATAGTGTCCTCCCTATACGACATGTTC GTCTGGGACTTTGATCCGATGATACCATTCCCGCCCGTGATCGAACCGGAGCACGATGGTGCCTTCCTCACAGTGGCACCTCGACAGGCGGCCAAGCCACATGGACTGGAACTTCCACTTATGGTGGGCGCCACCGCCGAGGAAGGTCTCCTGAAAACCGCCGCCCTGCTCAACCTGCCCCAACTGTTGGCGGAGTTTAAGTCTCAGTTCGAGCAGGTCCTGCCAGTCGTACTCAACTACGATCACCACGACGATTCTGTGCGACAGAGGATTACGCAGCGCATCGAAAGCTTCTACTTCAAGTCGGGCCATGATTACGATAAGGTCAACCACCAGAATTTGACCGAC CTGATCTCGGACGGATGGTTTGTGGCCGGAATCGATGAGTACCTGCGCCTCCGGATGTCCCAAGAGGACGTGGCCCCCACTTATGTATACCTCTTCGATCACAAGGGAGCCGCCAGTTTTACGGAGATTTTCAAGGGCGGCCGGAACGAGTTCTACGGAGCGTGTCACGCAGAGGAGCTCCAGTATTTGTTCCCCATTGGGCGGGAGCTATTCGTGAGTGCGGTGCCGACGCAAAAGGATCTGGAGCTCCGCGAACTAATGCTCCATCTGTGGGTTAGCTTTGCGAAGACTGG CAATCCAAATCCCACGAATGCCAGCATCCATCTGCCGAACTGGAGTCCCGCTTCCAGTTATCCAGTGGAATATGCCCGATTGGGCACCAAAGTGGAGGACTCCGCATCCATTTTCCGACTTGAAAACGAGTTGATGCAGCATCGCGCCGATTTTTGGAGGGACCTGCAGCCCCATTTGCCTGCCAGTCACGCCCACAACGAGCTGTAG
- the LOC122625203 gene encoding L-asparaginase yields the protein MSSNGMAIPVLKTNGHERLASLDKSMPPASPTLPSPTIRRNKSDGKLMAQDVKEAKVKVIYTGGTIGMVRNERNALAPIPNALVRSIRKYPNIHDEEYALRRFGTSASMAPLVLPIVQGVDRRVIYQITEYTPLLDSSNMTMNDWARIASDIQQSYEFFDGFVVLHGTDTLSYTASALSFMLENLGKTVIITGSQIPIFETRTDGKDNFTSALIIAGNYIIPEVCVFFGHKLMRGNRTVKVSSNALDAFDSPNVPPLARIGIDVNVDYRLIFRPCSIERFCVHLNLDENVGLLRIFPSISHSTFRAFLAPPIRGVVLQSFGSGNIPSNRTDLIDELRAAGERGVIIINCTQCPNGTVAEIYDTGKVLCDVGVIPGFDMTPEAALSKLAYVIGKEEWSLEVKKQMMQSNLRGELTSLKAPKMEDYDLVDAVARSLHLSSPQELDQLGETLFPAMINAAVAEGDPKKINNLKAYGADLSGTNHDQRTALHLACQLGNVEIVKYLLQNGVSVHVRDRYDRTPLLEAVSTDSHEIIQLLMNCGAHLTGSSRAIGEQLCAAAARGSMVRLKSYQFAGADLAQSDPSGRTALHVAALHGFPEVVQYVLPYFENPHEKDMLGLTALDYAERGGHAAAIEALKT from the exons ATGTCGTCGAACGGAATGGCTATTCCCGTCCTAAAGACCAATGGTCACGAGCGGCTGGCCTCGCTGGACAAAAGTATGCCGCCGGCATCGCCCACTCTGCCGAGTCCCACGATCCGCAGGAACAAAAGTGACGGAAAACTAATGGCGCAGGATGTGAAGGAGGCCAAGGTGAAGGTTATCTACACTGGCGGCACCATCGGCATGGTGCGCAACGAGCGGAATG CGCTGGCCCCCATTCCCAATGCTCTGGTGCGCAGTATCCGGAAATATCCGAACATCCACGATGAGGAGTACGCGCTTCGCCGGTTTGGAACATCTGCATCGATGGCTCCACTGGTGCTGCCCATTGTTCAGGGAGTGGATCGCAGGGTTATCTACCAGATCACGGAGTATACACCGCTGCTGGACAGCAGCAATATGACAATGAACGATTGGGCGCGAATCGCTAGCGATATTCAG CAATCGTACGAGTTCTTCGACGGTTTTGTGGTGCTCCATGGCACCGACACACTTTCCTACACAGCATCTGCGCTATCCTTCATGTTGGAGAATCTGGGCAAGACGGTGATCATCACGGGCTCCCAAATCCCGATCTTCGAGACGCGAACCGATGGCAAGGACAATTTTACGTCGGCCTTGATAATAGCCGGTAACTACATCATTCCGGAGGTGTGCGTCTTCTTTGGGCACAAGCTAATGCGCGGCAATCGAACGGTGAAGGTCAGTTCGAATGCCTTGGACGCATTCGATTCACCAAATGTTCCACCGCTGGCAAGGATCGGCATTGATGTGAACGTGGACTACCGCCTGATATTCCGACCCTGCAGTATTGAAAGGTTTTGCGTTCACTTGAATCTCGATGAGAACGTGGGCTTGTTGCGAATCTTTCCGAGCATTTCGCATTCCACATTCCGGGCATTCCTGGCGCCACCGATTCGCGGCGTAGTTCTGCAATCTTTCGGATCTGGAAATATACCATCGAACCGAACGGACCTCATCGATGAACTGCGTGCGGCCGGCGAACGAGGCGTTATCATCATCAATTGCACACAGTGTCCCAATGGCACAGTGGCGGAGATCTATGATACGGGCAAAGTGCTCTGCGATGTGGGTGTAATTCCCGGTTTCGATATGACTCCCGAGGCGGCACTGTCCAAACTGGCCTATGTCATCGGCAAGGAGGAGTGGTCACTTGAGGTGAAGAAGCAG ATGATGCAGTCAAACCTGAGGGGCGAACTGACCTCCTTAAAGGCTCCCAAGATGGAGGACTACGACTTGGTGGATGCAGTGGCTCGATCTCTGCACTTGTCCTCGCCTCAAGAACTAGACCAGCTGGGCGAAACGCTCTTTCCGGCCATGATCAACGCCGCTGTGGCCGAAGGCGATCCCAAGAAGATCAACAATTTGAAAGCCTATGGCGCCGACTTATCGGGAACGAATCATGACCAGCGAACGGCCTTGCATTTGGCATGTCAGCTGGGAAACGTGGAGATCGTAAAGTACCTGCTGCAGAATGGAGTATCCGTGCATGTGCGGGATCGCTATGATCGCACTCCGCTTCTGGAGGCTGTCTCCACCGATAGCCACGAGATCATCCAGCTGCTCATGAACTGTGGTGCCCATTTGACGGGATCTTCGCGAGCGATTGGCGAACAATTGTGTGCGGCAGCTGCTAGGGGATCGATGGTTAGATTGAAGTCCTACCAATTCGCCGGTGCTGATCTCGCCCAGTCGGATCCTTCGGGCAGGACGGCATTGCACGTGGCTGCACTGCATGGATTTCCGGAGGTGGTGCAATACGTCCTGCCCTACTTCGAGAATCCTCACGAAAAGGATATGTTGGGCCTGACCGCCTTGGATTATGCGGAGCGCGGTGGTCACGCGGCGGCTATAGAGGCCCTAAAAACATAG